The DNA region taaatcacACATATCCATTAATTCATCTCCAAATAGTCAATCAATACTATATTTATAAAAGTTGGTGAAAACATACAATTAAACCATTCTCCAATAGCATAATTCGTAATAGCTTCACTCACAAGATGATGAGCTGCTTTGTTCGACGCTCTTCTCGCATGCCGAAGTGATATAAAATCCGAAGATTCTAAGAAAGATCTGATTTCCGTAATGATCCACCCATCTGGGCCACAATCTTCACCAGGTTTGGTTACTGTCTGAACCGCCTAGATTGAATCTGAAAAATTGCAAACACTCCTGAAACTATTACGTCGACAAAAGTCAATTCCTTCACGAATAGCCATCAATTCCGCCCCCTTCACTGAACTCGAAGGACTAATAAGGCAAGCATCACAACAACCTGCATCAACATCCATCCGCAGCTAATTTGGTAACGATGGATGCCACACATGGTCTGGAGCCAAATATCCATCCAACTGTGAATACCTATCCAATATACTTGCACATCGATATGCATCCAACAATGTAACTGCCCAATCAATTCTCAACTCTTTTTGTAATCCAATATCAGAGTGATTATTCTTACATACCTCATACCAGATGGCCCATAACATCATcacaaataattcaaaatccTCTTTCAACAACTCTTTCGACAACACCAAACCACAATCTACAAAAGGAGCCCACCGAAGTCTACCAAAGATTTGCCAAAAGTATGTGTCTCTCAAAATATGACGCACACGTGAGCAAAATAGTAAACAATTACTAGTAGAAACATAATATATCTTACACAAAGGTCACATACCTGCCGTCGGCACATGGTGCGCTCTTAGATTTCCTGATGTGTGTATAATATCATGTGATGCTCGCCACATAAATATGCGTACCTTTGGCGGAATATGAAGGCTCCAAATTAACTTCCACCATTGCTTCAATGGATGTGATGATTGGAAAGGTGGAGGTTTTGAAATATTCATTTCCAATAAATAACCGAGTCTGATGTATATAAACCATTTGGACTATCTTTCCAATACCTGATGTCCGGACAACCCCTGTTATTGAGCGGAATATTAAGAAGCGCCCAGCTTCGTGGGATGTAAAAATTTGTCTCACAAGTTCTGCCTGCCAACATCCTGGGATCCAAGGATCATATTTAATGAAGATATGTGGACCATCTCCAACTCTCCAACATAATAATCCTCTTTTAATGATATCACACCCCCACAATAAAGACCGCCATACACACGAGGGATTAGAACCCAAGTCTGCCTCCATAATATCGGTATGCTTAAAATATCGGTATGCTTAAAATATCGTGCCTTGAGAACCCTAGCCAGTAAAGAAGTAGGATCATAAATAACGCGCCAAACTTGTTTAGCCAACCAAGCCTTACAAAAGGCTCTCAAATTTCTGAAACTCATCCCTCCATGGAATTTGGGTCGACACAGCCTCTCCCAAGACATCCAATGCATACCCTTTTTCCCTTCTTTATCATTCCACCAGAATTTAGTACACTCTTGTTTAATGCCCTTGCAAATTGATTCTGGAAGCTTAAAGCAAGACATGGCGTAAGACGGAATAGCTTGTAGTACCGACTTGATTAACACTAAACTGTCAGTCCGCAAAAAAGAGATGTGAGATTACTGGACTAGTAGAAGCAACCTTCACGCCTTTAAACAACTTGCACTCCATTCATTTCCTGATGAGAGATGACAAACCTTGCATGCATAACACAAATAGATATGGAGAAAGAGGATCACTTTGTCGAATTCTTTTCGTCGGTTTTATTGTGCCAAAATTGAAATGATTTATCTTGAAGGAATATGTAACTGTGGGGACACATCTCATAAGAAATTCAACCCATCCCTCAGCAAACCCCATCCTAGTAAAATTTTCTGCAGATAAATCCACTCTACTCGGTCGTAGGCTTTACTTATATCGAGTTTTAGGGCTACATATCCTGACTTTGCCTTACGATTATTCCGGATCCAGTTCATGCATTCAAAACCAACAATAAAATTTTCCAAGATTAATTTCCCTGGAAGAAAAGCACTTTGAGTGGAGTCAATGAGTTGTATTAGAACATGTCTGAATCAATTAGTAATCGCCCTGGATACAATCTTATAACATGTGTTGCAAAGGCTGATTGGTCGGTAATCTTTCAACGTTTTTGGATCAAAGACTTTTGGAATAAGTGTAATCACAGTAGAATTCCACTCTTTCAAATCACCATTTTGATTCAGAATCTCGAGTGCTGCTTTGGTAACATCCCTGCCTACCGTAGTCCACAACTTCTGATAGAACATCGCGGTAAACCCGTCAGGCCCCGGCGCTTTAGAATGAGACATATCAAAGACTGCTTTTCGAAGTTCATCCTCTGTAAAAGGCTCACATAATTTATCATTCATTTCATTCCCAACTACTGGTACGATAGTATCCAACACCATTGCAATATCCTGTGTGGAGGGTTTAATCGAAGTACTAGATCCTTGAAAAAGTTCCATGGACCACCAAACATAACATTGCGTATATCCAGAATTGAATTGAAATTCAACATAAACACATTTTCCCCAATTACTTCGATTTTCACCTCTTTTTTAGCCTGAATAATCCGAGGCATCTGAGTCCGAAAAGTCTCTCGATTTACTGCCTTAGAAGAGAACACCTTTGCCACAACACAtgactgttggatctcggttttctacacgtcCAAACgtagcggaagttttaaaattttttatttattttgacaatcaaaatatattttgctttgaacgctcgtatgatttaaatataaacattcatagggtatTGAAATGttatacctttgtgaattagatcacgtggctccaactaatccggtataaacggattagctcttgatgaatccctacgaactttcttcaagagactcctttcttctaatcaggtccacgactagatgatttgttcctcttccaaatagcactagaatatttggaagaacttgtagaaaaaaaatattttgagagatgACTCAAATCACTTTTCTTGAAGAGTGGCCAAAATATTTGAAGGATTTTTGAAAGTCTCGTGAATCCCAATTGGAAGACccgaatgtttttttttaaaacttgcCAAAAGATTTTGGAATACCCTTCACGTAAAACAAGGAGCAAATCCTTATGATTGTGTCTAATCTTTAATTTACCTAATTAATtagataattaaatcaattaaagatTCTACAAATATTTTCATGCCAAATCATGAAACTCTTGGATGCAAGTTTCTAAATAAGAATCAGGTGGTGGAGGCCAGGGGTTTTCAAAATTGTTAATGAATTGTATTTAACCCTAAGCTTAATACACATATATAAGCTTAGGgaccattaattaaattaaatacttaatgagattaatcaattaattattctagtccaactagtttaattaattaataaagtccaattaagaaccttaataatatgtatgttggtcttgtactcctacaagctaTTACACATATactcattacatttaatttaaatcccttataaattcaacatttgaatttaatatttaaattataaattcaactccttgaatttattacctccaaaatttaatatttaataaactcaacttttgagcttaataaattaaatacattataaattcaacatttgaatttatcatttaaattataaattcaactccttgaattttatcacctccaaaatttaatatttaataaacccaacttttgagtttaataaattaaattatcaaattttataaattcaactccttgaatttattctctccaaatttcataaattcaacttcttgaatttactatattataaattcaactccttgaatttattttctcaaaatttagttatcataaattcaactcttttgaatttactatataaatccaactccttgaattttactctctcaacgggaacaaacaattcagtacttgtgtgaccatcaatggttcagggatacagctagccgtgggttcacaactctttgtgattcaggacataatcctttattcgggcttaccctagttagccacATTCTTTTTATccacaccttgatcaagaatgtcagaactcatttctgattgcacccatcggatcatggtaagagcgtctagtagcatcgccccatgatcccctaggtatcactgatagtgcctgcaagaaccagtcgattatgattaacgtacagtacggtcccttcatctcatatatcccgatcgaatctgcaaccattggttcatcgagggttgcatataaattcgataactatgtgataactataatagtggcatcgcgtgtactatttgagaactctttctctaacgtacatctcatactctggcctgagattccatgcactattatttcatcagatcacataggatatctacacccgtaggtgagcggtgaatccccgactacaatgcactggctcctatatgtgtcgcaactgtacccaacctcgccacctgatgactcgtggagccggtaaacgagtcaaagcacagccctagcatatagagcctcagtgttgtcccgggtcgtaaggactaatggtgtacaatcataaccacggacttatcctctcgatgaatgataaccacttggaaagtctgagggagggttgttcggtataatcatcatatgactacccatctgcatgtttggacatctccatgcccttaccaagaaacgcagtacacaacatcacagatgctagtctcgagctcaagcgacctttatccctgttttaggcggctgaatcgactatgaacGAATTtggaatatgcagtgtttataaatgagtttcaacatcgaattacgattcatttgtattaaagcataatcaaggactttatctatgctgtttgcatgggtatacagataaagtataacaataccataaaaaattaaattatattaaaataaagattgcttatttcacttgagtcaataaattccctagccaaccgttggcttgcagggcatctactctaacaatgaCTCCAGCCTTTGCAACCCCGCAGCAGCTAGCAACGTCGGAATCACCACGGGTGCACCGAGATTAGGCAAAGAAAGCTTTAAAGAACTCACCCTCTTAGCCATCTCCTCCTCATCCATGCTGAAATCTGCTCCTCGGATTATTCCCCATGTAAAGACATAAATTATGATCAAGTAgttttaacttttaattttttaaataatcgaAGTATTATATTATATGAGCTAAATGAGTATACAACAACTCctgaattattaaaaaatttgacGGTTCTCACGTTTTTGAATTATTAACTCACGAGCCCCTAATCACCATTTTGTATTTACACATGTGGAATACGCAAAAgttcattttttttacataaactTCCTAAAATACCCTTGAATTTTTACATGATCATTAGCAATGAATAAAACTGAAGAAAATGTTGGCGGTGACCTCTTCaagcattttttttttcttcttcttctctttcCTTTTGTTTCTTCATTGCAAGCCGTGCCACGCCAAGAACATTAATTCAGCGTACATTTCTGTAACATAAAAACACCCTCAATTTGGGATCTGTTAAATGTCTAGTTCACAGTTTCAAGAAATAGAGAATAGGACAATGGCTCAGCCTCCATGTTGTTGGATTCTCCAAAATTATCTTCAAAGCCACaggagatatcatcaaaacttGGGGACTCGGCCAGCTTCATTTGCACTCGTTCAAGCCTCGTCCATCTGCAACATCTTTCTTTCTTCTTCCACATCCTCTTAAACTTTCATCGATTCTCTCTTTTTGCTTCCACTTCATCCCTGTCATCTCCTATTTCTTTAGCAAGCTCATCACGACCTCCTCGATTAGTTCCCTCCCCTTCCTCTCCTTTTCACCTTCTTGCATATTGCGCTTTGAAGATAACTTAGCTTCAGATAACTCATTTACCAACTTGGAATTGACCATCTCGAGCATGGTTCAAAATCGCGGTCGCGGAGGTTACCGTTCCAGACTTTCAGTTCTCATTCACGGCgtagatattttttaaaaattaatataaattgaaaattttgaaaaaatatttaaaaatatgtaaatcaaaataaatatcatttaaatagtTTATTTGATTCAAACAAtatagtaaatatattttttaaattttatttacgcCTTCTTGAATCACAAAGCATATTTTTGTTATATATAACCCTCTCAAAATTGAAATATACTATTAAGAAaataatcaattaaatttttgaaaaattttcaaTCGGATGTACATATGTTAACCCAAATTAGAATCAAATTTCTTCAAAGCTTACTTTAGTGTTACATATTATTTAACATCAACTAAAATACATCAactaaaatcaatattttacaatcaatttaattatttcattattacaCATTCTGATAAAAATTTCCCAATATAAATAGCTAAATCTCAGTGTAGCTCTTCTTTCTTTGATGGATGGAGCGAGAAGTAGACTCGAGATTCACAGTTAAATATTCTTTATAGCAATCCTTGCAATTGTTTGTTTGTATATTCAAGTATTCCAGAATACTTTGCTCCTATAttcctttcttttttctttttaccGTTTCGTCGATCCGTACCGTTCCACCGATAACACGATGTTTTCTATCTACGTAACGACGCCACAAAGCATCAACGTTTACACCCCGGAACTTCGTCAAGATGGGCCTAGTTCCCGTTCCGGAACGACCGTTCCGATACCGTTTCAGCAAACCATGATCACTGGCACTACAGAATTCTGATAAACTTTCCAAGAAACGACGACGTTCATCAAATACAGTTGATGATTAAAAGACTTGGAGTAAAAACACAAAGACAACCTTCTGATCAGTGGATTCAGGCGAGCCTTGCTGAAGATGGTACAACTAGTTAGCACTTTCACGTTCCGTTCCGACCGGTACCGTTCCGATTACACCGTTAAAGCGCCACTATAACGTCAAAGAACAACGCCACAAAGCAATCACGGATTTGCCATGGAACTTTGGAAC from Primulina tabacum isolate GXHZ01 chromosome 14, ASM2559414v2, whole genome shotgun sequence includes:
- the LOC142523925 gene encoding putative mitochondrial protein AtMg00310, coding for MSCFKLPESICKGIKQECTKFWWNDKEGKKGMHWMSWERLCRPKFHGGMSFRNLRAFCKAWLAKQVWRVIYDPTSLLARVLKARYFKHTDILSIPILWRQTWVLIPRVYGGLYCGGVISLKEDYYVGELEMVHISSLNMILGSQDVGRQNL